The proteins below come from a single Cylindrospermopsis raciborskii Cr2010 genomic window:
- a CDS encoding response regulator transcription factor, with product MDNLATNIPKIMVVDDDFSVRNLVHRFLSRKYKTEAAADGKSAMALFEQFNPSLVILDWNLPDVNGYKLCQDMQSRTNVLVLMLTSRNDETDKIKVLAGGADDFMTKPFSLAEVEVRVDALLRRIRYIQPTQSQRLIFKQLAINPEGREVTLNDKPLALTALEFNILHFLACHPGQAWSRPQLIQKIWGCDYVGDGRVVDVHIGQLRKKMEVDSSTPEFIKTVRGYGYKFESPEHNRVSI from the coding sequence ATGGATAACCTCGCTACAAATATTCCCAAGATTATGGTTGTAGATGACGATTTCAGTGTCAGAAATCTTGTTCATCGGTTTTTAAGTCGAAAATATAAGACAGAAGCTGCTGCTGATGGTAAAAGTGCTATGGCATTGTTTGAGCAGTTTAATCCATCTCTGGTGATATTAGACTGGAACTTACCAGATGTAAATGGTTACAAACTTTGTCAGGATATGCAAAGTCGAACCAATGTCTTAGTTCTTATGCTCACCAGTCGTAATGATGAAACTGACAAAATTAAAGTCCTAGCTGGTGGTGCGGATGATTTTATGACCAAACCATTTAGTCTAGCGGAGGTAGAAGTTAGAGTAGATGCTCTCCTAAGACGCATACGTTATATTCAACCCACTCAATCACAACGCCTTATTTTTAAACAGTTAGCAATCAACCCAGAAGGTCGGGAAGTCACACTCAACGATAAACCTTTGGCCTTAACTGCTTTAGAGTTTAATATTTTACATTTTTTGGCTTGTCACCCCGGACAAGCGTGGAGTCGTCCCCAGCTAATTCAAAAAATTTGGGGGTGTGACTATGTGGGTGATGGAAGGGTTGTTGATGTTCATATCGGTCAACTGCGTAAAAAAATGGAGGTTGATTCTAGCACTCCAGAGTTTATTAAAACAGTACGTGGTTATGGTTACAAGTTTGAATCTCCTGAACATAATAGAGTTTCAATTTGA
- a CDS encoding endonuclease/exonuclease/phosphatase family protein — protein sequence MQITVMTFNLRCDKPDPGERCWQKRVGAIACMIQHYQPELWGTQEGQPHQLRDLQVLLPDYEFVGGDRTGTGKGEHCAIFYKRGKLQLRETQDFYLSDTPEIPGSITWGTRLPRMVTWANFIAEDLGFSLTIMNTHLDHEVSRARELGAGLVSLRLMNFPREDYLLLTGDFNAGPRSLERIILADNYRIKDALGNLPVESQKTFHDFTGQAWDPRDTIYCDRRWQINQVIIDDQQWEGIWPSDHFPVIVKLGLTGG from the coding sequence ATGCAAATCACAGTTATGACTTTCAACCTCCGCTGCGACAAACCAGATCCGGGTGAGAGGTGTTGGCAAAAACGTGTAGGGGCGATCGCCTGTATGATCCAACATTATCAACCTGAGTTATGGGGAACCCAGGAGGGTCAACCTCATCAACTTAGGGATTTACAGGTACTTTTACCAGACTATGAATTTGTGGGGGGCGATCGCACTGGAACAGGAAAAGGTGAACACTGCGCGATCTTCTATAAGAGGGGAAAGTTGCAGCTGAGGGAAACCCAGGATTTTTACCTGAGTGACACCCCAGAAATCCCCGGTAGTATTACTTGGGGAACTCGTTTACCCAGAATGGTCACTTGGGCCAATTTTATTGCGGAGGATTTAGGTTTTTCTCTGACTATCATGAATACTCATTTAGATCATGAGGTTAGTAGAGCTAGGGAGTTGGGTGCGGGTTTAGTGAGTTTGCGCTTAATGAATTTTCCCAGGGAAGACTATTTATTGTTAACAGGGGATTTTAACGCTGGTCCTAGAAGTTTGGAAAGAATTATTCTCGCTGATAATTATAGAATTAAAGATGCTCTGGGCAATCTTCCTGTAGAATCACAAAAAACCTTCCACGACTTTACAGGTCAAGCTTGGGATCCTAGAGATACAATATATTGCGATCGCCGTTGGCAAATTAATCAGGTCATTATTGACGATCAGCAATGGGAGGGTATATGGCCATCGGATCATTTTCCGGTAATTGTCAAATTAGGTCTTACTGGAGGCTAA
- a CDS encoding cytochrome c oxidase subunit 3 — MQSQIVDTAELTPNHQLHVDGHHEAHPDYRLFGLVVFLIAEGMIFMGMFGAYLAFRSTLSIWPPEGTPELELLLPGVNTINLIASSFVMHNADTAIKKNDEKGMRIWLAITAAMGIIFLFGQVYEYTHLEFGLTTNLFASAFYVLTGFHGLHVTLGVLLILSVLWRSRHSGHYNSQSHFGVEAAELYWHFVDVIWIVLFGLLYLL; from the coding sequence ATGCAAAGTCAAATTGTGGACACTGCTGAACTTACACCAAATCATCAGCTTCATGTGGATGGTCATCATGAAGCACACCCGGATTATCGTTTGTTTGGTCTGGTTGTCTTTCTCATTGCTGAGGGGATGATTTTTATGGGTATGTTTGGAGCTTATCTAGCTTTCCGCTCTACCTTATCTATATGGCCACCAGAAGGTACACCTGAATTAGAACTATTATTACCAGGTGTGAACACTATAAATTTGATTGCTAGCAGTTTTGTTATGCACAACGCTGATACAGCAATTAAAAAAAATGATGAAAAAGGTATGCGTATATGGTTGGCTATTACTGCTGCCATGGGAATAATTTTTCTGTTTGGTCAAGTTTATGAGTATACCCATTTGGAATTTGGTCTAACCACCAATCTTTTTGCCAGTGCATTCTACGTCTTGACTGGTTTCCACGGTTTGCATGTTACCTTGGGAGTCTTGCTAATTTTGTCCGTTTTGTGGCGATCTCGTCATTCTGGACACTATAATAGTCAAAGCCATTTTGGTGTAGAAGCCGCGGAATTGTATTGGCACTTTGTAGACGTGATCTGGATTGTTTTATTTGGATTACTTTATTTACTGTAA
- the ctaD gene encoding cytochrome c oxidase subunit I yields MTQAQLQDTSHLAIPHEELGGRKWWEFFTFNTDHKVIGIQYLVTSFIFYCIGGVMADLVRTELRTPEVDFVTPEVYNSLFTLHATIMIFLWIVPAGAGFANYLIPLMIGARDMAFPRLNAVAFWMIPPSGILLVASLVVGDAPDAGWTSYPPLSLMTGEVGEAIWIMSILLLGTSSILGAINFLVTMLKMRVPSMGIHKMPLFCWAMLATSALVLLSTPVLAGALILLAFDLLAGTTFFNPTGGGDPVVYQHMFWFYSHPAVYIMILPFFGAISEIIPVHARKPIFGYKAIAYSSLAISFLGLIVWAHHMFTSGIPGWLRMFFMITTMIIAVPTGIKIFSWLATIWGGKVELNTPMLFAIGFVGTFVIGGVSGVMLASVPFDIHVHDTYFVVAHLHYVLFGGSVLGIFAAIYHWFPKMTGRMMNEFWGKVHFALTIVGLNMSFLPMHKLGLMGMNRRIAQYDPKFTTLNEICTYGAYILAVSTLPFIINAVWSWLYGPKASNNPWRGLTLEWMTTSPPEIENFEKLPVLTTGPYDYGVK; encoded by the coding sequence ATGACACAAGCTCAATTACAAGACACTTCTCACCTAGCCATACCCCATGAAGAATTGGGGGGAAGAAAGTGGTGGGAATTTTTTACTTTTAATACCGACCACAAGGTAATCGGGATTCAATATCTAGTGACATCGTTTATTTTTTACTGTATTGGTGGTGTCATGGCAGATTTAGTCCGGACAGAATTACGGACTCCAGAAGTAGATTTTGTTACACCAGAAGTTTATAACAGTCTGTTTACTCTCCATGCCACAATCATGATTTTCCTCTGGATAGTTCCAGCGGGAGCGGGTTTTGCTAATTATCTGATTCCTTTGATGATTGGAGCTAGGGATATGGCTTTTCCCCGCTTGAATGCGGTGGCTTTCTGGATGATTCCTCCTTCAGGTATATTATTAGTTGCTAGCCTAGTGGTGGGTGATGCTCCAGATGCTGGTTGGACCTCCTATCCTCCCCTGAGTTTAATGACCGGTGAGGTGGGTGAAGCCATTTGGATTATGAGCATTCTGTTACTAGGTACATCCTCAATTTTAGGAGCAATTAATTTTTTGGTCACCATGCTGAAAATGCGTGTTCCTAGCATGGGGATTCATAAAATGCCCCTGTTTTGCTGGGCTATGTTGGCAACTTCTGCTCTAGTTTTATTATCTACACCTGTTTTGGCAGGAGCCTTGATTCTACTAGCTTTTGATTTGTTAGCAGGAACTACCTTTTTTAATCCCACTGGTGGTGGTGACCCCGTAGTTTACCAACACATGTTTTGGTTCTACTCCCACCCAGCGGTGTATATTATGATTCTGCCATTCTTTGGCGCAATTTCAGAAATTATACCAGTTCATGCTCGCAAACCCATTTTTGGTTATAAGGCGATCGCCTATTCTTCTCTAGCGATTAGTTTTTTGGGTTTAATTGTTTGGGCCCACCACATGTTTACCAGTGGTATTCCTGGTTGGTTACGGATGTTTTTTATGATCACGACTATGATCATCGCCGTGCCCACGGGGATCAAAATCTTTAGTTGGTTAGCAACCATCTGGGGAGGCAAAGTGGAATTAAATACTCCCATGTTATTTGCTATTGGTTTTGTGGGTACTTTCGTCATTGGTGGTGTCAGCGGCGTAATGTTAGCTTCTGTCCCTTTTGACATTCACGTTCATGACACCTACTTTGTAGTTGCCCATTTGCACTATGTACTGTTTGGTGGTAGTGTGTTGGGGATTTTTGCCGCTATTTATCATTGGTTTCCCAAAATGACAGGGAGAATGATGAATGAGTTTTGGGGTAAGGTTCACTTTGCTTTAACTATTGTTGGGTTAAATATGTCCTTTTTGCCCATGCACAAATTAGGACTAATGGGTATGAACCGTCGTATTGCCCAATATGACCCAAAATTCACCACCTTAAATGAAATATGTACATACGGGGCTTATATTCTAGCTGTTTCCACTTTACCCTTTATTATCAATGCTGTATGGAGTTGGTTATACGGGCCCAAAGCTAGTAATAACCCTTGGCGTGGTCTGACTTTAGAGTGGATGACCACCTCCCCACCAGAAATTGAAAACTTTGAAAAACTACCCGTTTTAACCACAGGTCCCTATGATTACGGCGTGAAATAA
- a CDS encoding cytochrome c oxidase subunit II, whose amino-acid sequence MKIPNSIWTLLIGIALTLTSLWYGQNHGLLPTAAADEAVLIDGLFDAMLTVSIGIFLLVEGILIYSVFKYRRRAGDNEDGPAIEGNIPLEILWTAIPAVIVLGISVYSFDVYNQIGGLDPHGGHNAPIMEEAKVMPGTAIAATLSDKPVNSQNSPTSMEIAQAENTSNEAEPLVVEVSALQYAWIFTYPDAGITTGEIHVPVGQQVQMKMTANDVIHAFWVPEFRLKQDVIPGRETRVRFTPRKEGTYTVVCAELCGPYHGAMQTQIVVESKQAFDTWVQEQLMAEKETINQAIAVNPSAMSADEFLSPYMQKMHIHPESLGIGKVLLESFSKS is encoded by the coding sequence GTGAAAATTCCAAATTCCATCTGGACATTACTCATTGGCATCGCTCTCACCTTAACTAGTCTCTGGTACGGTCAAAATCATGGGCTGTTACCCACAGCAGCAGCAGATGAAGCTGTATTAATAGACGGTCTGTTTGATGCGATGTTAACTGTCTCTATAGGGATATTTCTCTTGGTCGAAGGTATTTTAATCTACTCAGTATTTAAATACCGTCGGCGTGCGGGTGATAACGAAGACGGTCCAGCTATTGAAGGTAACATTCCTCTGGAAATACTTTGGACAGCAATTCCAGCAGTGATAGTCCTGGGCATTTCTGTATACAGTTTTGATGTATACAATCAAATTGGGGGATTAGATCCTCATGGAGGCCATAATGCTCCCATCATGGAGGAAGCTAAGGTTATGCCGGGTACTGCTATTGCGGCTACTCTCAGTGACAAGCCAGTAAATAGCCAAAATTCCCCCACTTCCATGGAAATTGCCCAGGCAGAAAATACATCCAATGAAGCGGAACCACTAGTGGTTGAAGTCTCAGCTTTACAATACGCTTGGATATTCACCTATCCAGATGCGGGGATAACCACAGGTGAAATTCACGTCCCTGTGGGTCAACAAGTACAGATGAAGATGACAGCTAATGATGTAATTCACGCCTTTTGGGTTCCAGAATTTCGTCTGAAACAAGATGTAATCCCCGGTAGGGAAACTCGAGTCCGCTTCACTCCCAGAAAAGAGGGAACCTATACTGTGGTTTGTGCAGAATTATGTGGCCCCTACCATGGCGCTATGCAAACTCAAATCGTAGTAGAGTCAAAACAAGCCTTTGATACCTGGGTTCAGGAACAGTTAATGGCGGAAAAAGAAACTATTAATCAGGCGATCGCCGTGAATCCCTCCGCTATGTCAGCTGATGAATTTCTGTCCCCCTATATGCAAAAGATGCATATTCACCCAGAAAGCTTAGGAATAGGAAAGGTACTTTTAGAATCTTTCTCAAAGTCATAG